The genomic window CTGGATGGCATTGAAATTGACAGAAGATCCTAAATTTACTTTAAAATAAGGCTTTCCTGTATACACTTTTGAAACGATATCTACGTTTGCACCAGCCATATCTCCCCAGATTCTAGGAGTATATACTTTTTCTAAACTTAAATAATCGATCATATCAGTTTTCACGATACCTAAGTCGATGTTCTTATATAGAGGATCGTTGGAAGGAATAGGAAGACCATTCATCGTCGTAGAATTATATCTGTCTCCCAGACCTCTTACGAAAATCTGCCCGCTGCTTTCCTGCTTCTGAGTTCCGGTAGCTTTCGTTACCGCGGTAGCAGCATCACCTACACCTTGTTTTGTAAGCTGTGCAGATCCTACTCTTTCAATTACTTCTACAGATTTTTTTTGTAAGCTGATGATGTTGGATTCTGCTCCTTTTTTAGTTGATCCAGTGATTACGACACCTTCGATCTTCTTTTCAGATTTTGCAGTGTCTTTTTTGGTTTCTTGAGCGTAAAGTACAGTTCCCGATGTTGTTAAAAACAAAACTGCGATACTCAGTTTTCTAAAGTTCATTTCTTTTACTATATTCTTTCGGTGCAAAGGAATAAAGAATATGTGGGGTAAATGGTTTAGCGAAATTTAAATTTTCCTTAACTAAATATTAATAAAAGGATATTATTGTTAACTTTATGTGAACGATACCCGTTTTGTTAAACAGTGATTAAAATATTATTAACTTTGACCCGTAAAAATTAAAAATGAACCAAAAGAAAATCCTCTTAATAGACGATGAATTGGATATTTTAGAGATTCTGTCTTACAACTTAGAAAAGGAAGGCTACGACATCTACACTGCCACAAATGGTAACGAAGGTATCGATAAAGCTAAAGAAATCATCCCAGACCTTATCTTATTGGATGTCATGATGCCGGAAAAAGACGGTATCGAAACTTGTCAGGAACTTCGAAAAATTAAAGAACTTCAGAAAACTCTTATTGTTTTCCTTTCCGCGAGAAGCGAAGAGTTCTCTCAATTGGCCGGTTTCCAGGCGGGTGCAAACGACTACATCGTAAAGCTGATCAAACCGAAAATCCTTATTTCTAAAGTGAATGCCTTATTACAATTAACCTCTCAGGTTTCTGATAATGCAAAACTCATCGAAATCGGAGATCTTGTGATTGATAAGGATAACTTCAGGGTTTCCAAAAACGGGCAGCAGTTTCTGCTTCCGAAAAAAGAATTTGATCTGCTGTATCTATTGGCTTCAAACACAGAAAAAGTCTTCAAAAGAGAAGAAATTCTGGAAAAAGTTTGGGGTAATGACGTGATCGTGGGAGAAAGAACCATCGATGTCCATATCAGAAGATTAAGAGAAAAATTAGGAATCAATACGATTCAGACATTAAAAGGAATTGGGTATAAACTTATTGTTTAATACTCAATTTCAATTTTATTACCTTTACAATCAACCAATAAAATTTTGTAAAATTGAAATTTTACAGACTCACACTCGTCGCCTCTTGTCTTCTGACATTGGTGATGTTTCTTTTAGTAATCATTTTCGATTCACTAAAGGATATTTATTACAAAACGCCATTCTTCAAACTGGGGCTTTTCTTATGTCTTGTCTTTATTTTTATCGTTAATTATATAGTATTGGAACTGCTGTTTAATTATTATGGTAAAAAGCAGGTTCGCGGGCTTTCGCAGCTTCTTCCTCAGGAGATTGTTCATGACGACGATCAAAATATTACCATTAAAGAATTGGGAGAAAGATTCTCAGACCTTAATCAGCAGAAAGTCACCGAGCTCGATATGATGAAAGAAATGGAAAGCTACCGTAAAGAATACATCGGGAATGTTTCTCATGAGCTTAAAACCCCGTTGTTTTCCATTCAGGGTTACGTTGAAACGTTGAGGGACGGAGGTGTTGATAATTTGACCATTCGGGATAAATATTTGGAAAGAATTGATAAATCGGTAGAAAGGCTTATTGCTATCGTTACAGATTTAGATATGATCAACAGGCTGGAAGCCGGCGAAATCAATCTTACTGTTTCCAGATTTGATGTTAATCTTTTAATTAAAGAAATTTTCGACCTTCTGGATCTTGAAGCCGAAAAACACAATACTACGTTGCAGATTCAGACCCTTCATCCGCAGATCTTTGTTGAAGCCGATAAGCAGAAGATTTCTCAGGTTTTTATTAATTTGATTTCCAATGCCATTCACTACGCCAACAGACAGGAAGCCAAAGTAGTGGTAAAAACAAGTATTCTTAAAAACAAGGTTTTAATAGAAGTCATAGACAACGGAATGGGAATCAAGTCTGAAATC from Chryseobacterium wanjuense includes these protein-coding regions:
- a CDS encoding response regulator transcription factor, whose translation is MNQKKILLIDDELDILEILSYNLEKEGYDIYTATNGNEGIDKAKEIIPDLILLDVMMPEKDGIETCQELRKIKELQKTLIVFLSARSEEFSQLAGFQAGANDYIVKLIKPKILISKVNALLQLTSQVSDNAKLIEIGDLVIDKDNFRVSKNGQQFLLPKKEFDLLYLLASNTEKVFKREEILEKVWGNDVIVGERTIDVHIRRLREKLGINTIQTLKGIGYKLIV
- a CDS encoding sensor histidine kinase; amino-acid sequence: MKFYRLTLVASCLLTLVMFLLVIIFDSLKDIYYKTPFFKLGLFLCLVFIFIVNYIVLELLFNYYGKKQVRGLSQLLPQEIVHDDDQNITIKELGERFSDLNQQKVTELDMMKEMESYRKEYIGNVSHELKTPLFSIQGYVETLRDGGVDNLTIRDKYLERIDKSVERLIAIVTDLDMINRLEAGEINLTVSRFDVNLLIKEIFDLLDLEAEKHNTTLQIQTLHPQIFVEADKQKISQVFINLISNAIHYANRQEAKVVVKTSILKNKVLIEVIDNGMGIKSEILPRIFERFYRVETSRSRREGGSGLGLAIVKHILEAHNENITVESVYLEGTKFSFMLEKSK